A genomic region of Pseudomonas sp. RSB 5.4 contains the following coding sequences:
- a CDS encoding acyl-CoA thioesterase, producing the protein MIELEQEDPIPQGDLALQITALPRETNGFGDIFGGWLVAQMDLAGTAMASRVAGGRVATVAIDRMAFLVPVAVGAQLSFYTQTLEIGRSSIQMMVEVWSDDPLSSEWRKVTEAVFVFVAIDGSGRTRSVPPRAR; encoded by the coding sequence ATGATAGAGCTCGAACAAGAAGATCCGATCCCGCAAGGCGACCTGGCCCTGCAAATCACCGCACTCCCGCGCGAAACCAACGGCTTTGGCGATATTTTCGGCGGCTGGCTGGTGGCGCAGATGGATCTGGCAGGCACCGCGATGGCTAGCCGCGTGGCCGGTGGTCGTGTGGCGACCGTGGCCATCGACCGCATGGCCTTTCTGGTACCGGTCGCGGTCGGCGCGCAATTGTCCTTCTATACCCAGACCCTGGAAATCGGCCGCAGCTCGATCCAGATGATGGTCGAGGTGTGGAGCGACGACCCGCTGTCCAGCGAGTGGCGTAAAGTGACCGAGGCGGTGTTCGTCTTCGTCGCCATCGACGGCAGCGGTCGCACCCGTTCGGTACCGCCACGCGCGCGTTAA
- a CDS encoding D-hexose-6-phosphate mutarotase, protein MNTPNVEAVKLDELNCWRIRHGQAEVLVAQQGAHILSYQIDGQPPIIWLNDKAVFKTGKSIRAGVPVCWPWFGIFERNPQSVKAMRVSDEPAQAHGFVRAMDWELGGIEAEDHGVKVEFKLPYPEGGFPGWPHQVDLTLTLHLNDQLNISLTIHNRGAETVSLSQALHTYYAVSDVRNVHVDGVDGLDYIETLDNWNTHKQQGDLRFAGETDRIYLDAPPQLSIVDPTWKRRIVLTATGSRTAVIWNPWIDRAAAFSDMDNDGWQRMLCIETANVMDDVVTLGSGVSHTMGVSVGSKPL, encoded by the coding sequence ATGAACACGCCCAACGTTGAAGCGGTGAAACTGGATGAACTGAACTGCTGGCGCATCCGCCACGGTCAGGCCGAAGTGCTGGTGGCCCAGCAAGGCGCGCACATCCTCAGTTATCAGATCGACGGCCAGCCGCCGATCATCTGGCTCAACGACAAGGCTGTGTTCAAGACCGGCAAAAGTATCCGCGCCGGTGTGCCAGTGTGCTGGCCATGGTTCGGCATCTTCGAGCGCAATCCGCAAAGCGTGAAAGCGATGCGCGTCAGCGACGAACCGGCACAGGCCCACGGCTTCGTCCGGGCGATGGATTGGGAGCTGGGCGGCATCGAGGCCGAGGATCATGGCGTCAAGGTGGAATTCAAGCTGCCGTATCCCGAAGGCGGATTCCCGGGCTGGCCGCATCAGGTCGACCTGACCTTGACCCTGCACCTGAATGATCAGCTGAACATCAGCCTGACCATCCATAACCGGGGTGCCGAAACCGTAAGCCTCAGTCAGGCGCTGCACACCTATTACGCCGTCAGCGATGTGCGCAACGTGCACGTCGACGGCGTGGACGGCCTGGATTACATCGAGACTCTGGACAACTGGAATACCCACAAACAGCAGGGCGATCTGCGCTTCGCCGGGGAAACCGACCGCATCTACCTCGACGCTCCGCCGCAACTGAGCATCGTCGATCCGACCTGGAAACGGCGCATCGTGCTGACCGCCACTGGCTCACGCACGGCGGTGATCTGGAACCCATGGATCGACCGCGCAGCGGCGTTCAGCGACATGGACAACGATGGCTGGCAGCGCATGCTGTGCATCGAGACGGCGAATGTGATGGATGACGTGGTCACGCTGGGCTCGGGTGTGAGCCATACGATGGGTGTCAGCGTCGGCAGCAAACCGCTCTAA
- a CDS encoding DUF3299 domain-containing protein encodes MRRILLTLLFLGSGLAHAGELPETDWLELMPKSDQKALEAMPEIDHNSPEATGTFTQKGGMKQAKGLPAVMYSTKTVASMNDKHIRIGGYPVPLESDAKGRSTVFFLVPYPGACIHVPPPPPNQLVLVRYPKGLKLDDIYTPLWVTGTLKIEKVNNDLADAAYALDADKVRVVQESDL; translated from the coding sequence ATGCGCCGCATTTTGTTGACTCTCCTTTTTCTGGGCAGCGGTTTGGCCCACGCCGGCGAACTGCCGGAAACCGACTGGCTGGAACTGATGCCCAAGTCGGACCAGAAAGCCCTCGAGGCCATGCCTGAAATCGATCACAACTCCCCGGAGGCCACCGGCACTTTCACCCAGAAGGGTGGCATGAAGCAGGCCAAGGGGTTGCCGGCGGTGATGTATTCGACCAAAACCGTGGCGTCGATGAACGACAAGCACATTCGTATCGGTGGTTATCCGGTGCCGCTGGAGTCCGATGCCAAGGGCCGCAGCACGGTGTTCTTCCTCGTGCCGTACCCGGGCGCTTGCATCCACGTGCCGCCACCGCCGCCGAATCAACTGGTGCTGGTGCGTTATCCCAAAGGCTTGAAGCTGGATGACATCTACACGCCGCTGTGGGTGACCGGTACGCTGAAGATCGAGAAGGTCAACAACGATCTGGCGGACGCGGCGTACGCGCTGGATGCGGACAAGGTGCGGGTGGTGCAGGAGTCCGATCTCTAA
- a CDS encoding GlsB/YeaQ/YmgE family stress response membrane protein, whose product MGIIGTIFIGLIVGLLARFLKPGDDSMGWIMTILLGIGGSLAATYGGQALGIYQAGQGAGFIGALVGAIILLVIYGLIKKN is encoded by the coding sequence ATGGGAATTATCGGAACCATCTTTATCGGCTTGATCGTCGGCCTGCTGGCACGCTTTCTCAAACCGGGCGATGACAGCATGGGCTGGATCATGACCATCCTGCTCGGTATCGGCGGTTCGCTGGCAGCCACCTACGGCGGCCAGGCCCTGGGCATCTATCAGGCAGGTCAGGGCGCAGGCTTCATTGGCGCACTGGTCGGCGCGATCATCCTGCTGGTGATCTACGGCCTGATCAAAAAGAACTGA
- a CDS encoding 5-(carboxyamino)imidazole ribonucleotide synthase, translating to MKIGVIGGGQLGRMLALAGTPLGMNFAFLDPAPDACAAALGEHLRADYGDQDHLRQLADEVDLVTFEFESVPAETVAFLSQFVPVYPSAEALRIARDRWFEKSMFKDLGIPTPAFADIQSQADLDAAVAAIGLPAVLKTRTLGYDGKGQKVLRKPEDVVGTFAELGSVACLLEGFVPFTGEVSLIAVRARDGETRFYPLVHNTHDSGILKLSVASTDHPLQALAEDYSSRVLKHLDYVGVMAFEFFEVDGGLKANEIAPRVHNSGHWTTEGAECSQFENHLRAVAGLPLGSTAKVGESAMLNFIGVVPPVEKVIAIEDCHLHHYGKAFKAGRKVGHANLRCADMAKLQAQIVKVEALIAE from the coding sequence ATGAAGATCGGTGTAATCGGTGGCGGCCAGTTGGGCCGCATGTTGGCGCTGGCGGGCACTCCGCTGGGCATGAACTTCGCTTTCCTCGACCCTGCGCCGGACGCTTGCGCCGCGGCACTGGGCGAACACCTGCGGGCCGATTACGGCGATCAGGATCACCTGCGCCAGTTGGCCGATGAAGTCGATCTGGTGACCTTCGAGTTCGAAAGCGTCCCGGCCGAAACCGTGGCGTTCCTCTCGCAATTCGTGCCGGTGTACCCGAGCGCCGAAGCCCTGCGCATCGCTCGCGACCGCTGGTTCGAGAAGAGCATGTTCAAGGACCTGGGCATCCCGACCCCGGCCTTCGCCGACATTCAGTCGCAAGCCGACCTGGATGCCGCCGTGGCTGCCATCGGTCTGCCGGCGGTGCTGAAAACCCGCACCCTGGGTTACGACGGCAAGGGCCAGAAAGTCCTGCGCAAGCCGGAAGATGTGGTTGGTACGTTCGCCGAGCTGGGTAGCGTTGCCTGCCTGCTGGAAGGCTTCGTGCCGTTCACTGGCGAAGTCTCGCTGATCGCCGTGCGTGCCCGCGATGGCGAAACCAGGTTCTATCCGCTGGTACACAACACCCACGACAGCGGCATCCTCAAGCTGTCGGTGGCCAGCACCGATCACCCGCTGCAGGCGCTGGCTGAAGACTATTCCAGCCGCGTGCTCAAGCACCTGGATTACGTCGGCGTGATGGCGTTCGAGTTCTTTGAAGTCGACGGTGGCCTGAAGGCCAACGAAATCGCCCCGCGCGTGCACAACTCCGGGCACTGGACCACCGAAGGCGCCGAGTGCAGCCAGTTCGAAAACCACCTGCGCGCCGTTGCCGGCCTGCCGCTGGGTTCGACGGCCAAGGTCGGCGAGAGCGCGATGCTCAACTTCATCGGCGTGGTTCCGCCGGTGGAGAAGGTCATCGCCATCGAAGATTGCCATCTGCACCACTACGGCAAAGCCTTCAAAGCCGGGCGCAAGGTCGGTCACGCCAACCTGCGCTGCGCCGACATGGCCAAGCTGCAGGCGCAGATCGTCAAGGTCGAAGCGCTGATCGCCGAGTAA
- the purE gene encoding 5-(carboxyamino)imidazole ribonucleotide mutase → MSALVGVIMGSKSDWSTLSHTADMLEKLGIPYEVKVVSAHRTPDLLFQYAEEAEGRGIEVIIAGAGGAAHLPGMCAAKTHLPVLGVPVQSSMLSGVDSLLSIVQMPAGIPVATLAIGKAGAINAALLSASILGAKHPQFHAVLKTFRAEQTDSVLDNPDPRIA, encoded by the coding sequence ATGAGTGCACTGGTTGGCGTGATCATGGGCTCCAAGTCCGATTGGTCCACCCTTAGCCACACCGCCGATATGCTGGAAAAGCTCGGCATCCCGTACGAGGTCAAGGTGGTTTCTGCCCACCGCACCCCGGATCTGCTGTTCCAGTACGCCGAAGAGGCTGAGGGCCGCGGCATCGAGGTGATCATCGCCGGTGCCGGTGGCGCAGCCCACCTGCCAGGCATGTGTGCGGCCAAGACCCACCTGCCGGTGCTGGGCGTTCCGGTGCAGTCGTCGATGCTCTCGGGCGTCGATTCGCTGCTGTCGATCGTGCAGATGCCGGCGGGCATTCCGGTTGCCACCCTGGCCATCGGCAAGGCCGGCGCGATCAACGCTGCGCTGCTCTCGGCGAGCATTCTCGGCGCCAAGCATCCACAGTTCCACGCGGTACTGAAAACCTTCCGTGCCGAGCAGACAGACAGCGTCCTGGACAATCCAGACCCACGTATTGCCTGA